In the genome of Vicia villosa cultivar HV-30 ecotype Madison, WI linkage group LG7, Vvil1.0, whole genome shotgun sequence, one region contains:
- the LOC131618499 gene encoding uncharacterized acetyltransferase At3g50280-like, whose amino-acid sequence MSSVQILSSTTVHAPNHSNHHTIDLTPWDLQFLTFGFNQMGFLYRHHNKLDTTNQILHLKHSFSSTLNFFQPLTGRLKITEYEDNTISCSINCNNEGALFVHVVAKNISVADILEPTYLPPIHHSFFSLNGVKNYHGTSIPLLAAQVTELVNGIFIGITINHVLGDGYLFSHFTNSWARMSKGCLKISLLPNFERWFPKGIECPIRFPFTIEPQEYHSSDENEGKKLNPPERIFRFTKENIAELKFKANLEAGTKNISSLQALFTHIWRSFIRSKNLDPQIEVSFVLDLSVRQRLVPPLQEDYFGNAVIECVVTMKAGELLEDGGLGKGALKINKMISLHSDEKLRSHYENWLIKPSFVITPDDVVNNNSLVIGSSPWFDVYGNDYGWGRPVGVRSGSADKRNGKIYVNAGVEKGNLELEVCHPYEILEAMRNDQEFMMCPPNVSSKL is encoded by the coding sequence ATGAGTTCTGTCCAAATCCTTTCCTCCACCACAGTTCATGCACCAAATCACTCTAATCACCACACCATCGATCTAACACCATGGGATCTTCAATTCCTCACTTTTGGTTTCAATCAAATGGGTTTTCTTTATCGCCACCATAACAAATTAGATACAACAAATCAAATCCTACATCTCAAACACTCCTTTTCCTCTACCCTTAATTTTTTTCAGCCCCTTACCGGTCGTCTCAAAATCACTGAATACGAAGATAACACTATCTCATGCTCTATCAACTGCAACAACGAAGGTGCACTCTTCGTTCACGTTGTAGCAAAAAATATAAGTGTTGCGGATATTCTTGAACCTACTTATCTTCCTCCTATTCATCACTCATTTTTTTCATTGAATGGAGTTAAAAACTACCATGGGACATCAATACCGCTTCTTGCCGCTCAAGTAACAGAGTTAGTCAATGGCATCTTTATTGGCATCACAATCAATCATGTGCTTGGTGATGGTTATTTGTTTTCCCATTTTACTAATTCATGGGCGAGAATGTCGAAAGGTTGTTTAAAAATATCTCTACTTCCGAATTTTGAACGTTGGTTTCCTAAAGGGATTGAATGTCCGATTAGGTTTCCTTTCACAATAGAGCCACAAGAATATCATTCTAGTGATGAAAATGAAGGAAAGAAACTCAACCCACCAGAGAGAATATTTCGTTTCACAAAAGAGAATATTGCAGAACTAAAATTCAAAGCCAATTTAGAGGCTGGAACAAAGAATATATCTTCTTTGCAAGCACTTTTTACTCATATTTGGCGTTCTTTTATACGTTCTAAAAATCTTGACCCACAAATTGAAGTGAGTTTTGTATTGGATTTAAGCGTTAGACAAAGACTGGTTCCTCCGTTGCAAGAGGATTACTTTGGTAATGCTGTGATAGAATGTGTGGTTACCATGAAAGCTGGTGAATTGTTGGAAGATGGCGGACTTGGTAAAGGTGCATTGAAGATTAATAAGATGATTTCTTTGCATTCTGATGAGAAGTTAAGGAGTCATTATGAAAATTGGTTGATAAAACCAAGTTTTGTTATTACTCCTGATGATGTTGTGAATAATAATTCATTGGTGATTGGTAGTTCACCTTGGTTTGATGTTTATGGGAATGATTATGGTTGGGGAAGACCTGTGGGAGTTCGAAGTGGAAGTGCAGATAAAAGAAATGGGAAGATTTATGTGAATGCAGGGGTAGAAAAGGGTAATTTGGAGCTTGAAGTGTGTCATCCTTATGAAATTTTGGAGGCAATGAGAAATGATCAGGAGTTTATGATGTGTCCACCTAATGTGTCTTCTAAGTTATAA